The Acidobacteriota bacterium genome contains a region encoding:
- a CDS encoding TIGR00153 family protein yields the protein MVQPLARLFGRSPFGPLQQHMEKVRATLDQLRPFFEALLAGDRERARELRKAIMKLEHEADLVKNDIRDHLPISYFMPVDRRDLLSLLHQQDRLADLCEDLVIVATLRADLTLPEQFHAGFRLVLDKTEVACATAQEIIGQLDELLAASFGGPEAEKVIELIQRVGREEHEVDKAIYELARALYGAEQELGVVGLLLWQKILELVGDLANASEAIGDQIRLMISR from the coding sequence ATGGTCCAGCCGCTCGCCCGCCTGTTCGGCCGCAGTCCGTTCGGACCCCTGCAGCAGCACATGGAGAAGGTCCGCGCCACCTTGGACCAGCTCCGCCCCTTCTTCGAGGCCCTGCTCGCCGGGGACCGGGAGCGGGCGCGGGAGCTGCGCAAGGCGATCATGAAGCTGGAGCACGAGGCCGATCTGGTCAAGAACGACATCCGCGACCACCTCCCGATCTCGTACTTCATGCCGGTCGACCGGCGGGATCTGCTCTCGCTCCTCCACCAGCAAGACCGGCTCGCCGACCTCTGCGAGGATCTCGTCATCGTGGCGACGCTCCGGGCGGACCTGACGCTCCCGGAGCAGTTCCACGCCGGCTTCAGGCTCGTGCTTGACAAGACCGAGGTGGCCTGCGCGACGGCCCAGGAGATCATCGGCCAGCTCGACGAGCTGCTCGCGGCCTCCTTCGGCGGCCCCGAGGCGGAGAAGGTCATCGAGCTGATCCAGAGGGTGGGGCGCGAAGAGCACGAGGTCGACAAGGCGATCTACGAGCTGGCGCGCGCGCTGTATGGAGCGGAGCAGGAGCTGGGGGTGGTGGGGCTGCTGCTCTGGCAGAAGATCCTCGAGCTGGTCGGGGACCTCGCGAACGCCTCGGAGGCGATCGGGGACCAGATCCGCCTGATGATCTCTCGCTGA
- a CDS encoding MFS transporter — protein sequence MAPAAAGWRGAGGALSEHPAGRAGGSGYLAILREHRGFRLLFSARVISLAGDWMALLALFALLREVRGSDPRALAGLLILKLLPLFLAGPIAGVVADRFSRRAVMIASDLARTALVLALLAAPVVPWPLAYVYTLVALQVVGSAFFEPARSAAIPQLVPERHLTAANALGAIAWSAVFAAGSLAGGVVTDRLGWRAALAIDAATYVVSALLVYRIELPRRRRAAGPIDWRTVTGLRDLAEGIGFIVSRPSVATVLLLKSGWGIAGAITLLLTLFGERVYPIAGRPDLGIALLYFARAVGTGIGPVIARRLAAAETPERLRRLIAGAFLWAAFWYSVFASVRSPWAAALAVTAAHFGGSAIWVYSTVMLQKMVPDRFLGRVMSTDLGLATMAISAATFVYGRLAESAAADLRLLARILALSLVVPCLVWLAATSRWPLDLGRERAGRTSPLGSGAARE from the coding sequence ATGGCGCCGGCCGCGGCGGGGTGGCGCGGCGCCGGGGGAGCGTTGAGCGAGCATCCGGCAGGGAGGGCGGGCGGCTCCGGCTACCTCGCGATTCTCCGCGAGCACCGCGGCTTCCGCCTGCTGTTCAGCGCGCGCGTGATCAGCCTCGCCGGCGACTGGATGGCGCTGCTCGCCCTGTTCGCCCTGCTGCGCGAGGTGAGGGGAAGCGATCCGCGCGCGCTCGCCGGCCTGCTGATCCTGAAATTGCTCCCGCTGTTCCTCGCCGGACCGATCGCCGGCGTGGTCGCCGACCGGTTCAGCCGGCGGGCGGTCATGATCGCGAGCGATCTCGCGCGCACCGCTCTGGTGCTCGCTCTCCTCGCTGCACCGGTGGTTCCCTGGCCGCTCGCCTACGTCTACACCCTTGTCGCACTCCAGGTCGTCGGATCGGCCTTCTTCGAGCCGGCCCGGTCGGCCGCGATTCCACAGCTCGTCCCCGAGCGCCACCTGACGGCGGCGAACGCGCTGGGGGCGATCGCGTGGTCGGCGGTCTTCGCCGCCGGATCGCTGGCCGGCGGGGTGGTGACCGACCGCCTCGGGTGGAGGGCGGCGCTGGCGATCGACGCCGCCACGTACGTCGTTTCGGCCCTGCTGGTCTACCGCATCGAGCTACCGCGCCGCCGCCGCGCCGCCGGGCCGATCGACTGGCGCACCGTGACCGGCCTGCGCGACCTCGCCGAGGGGATCGGGTTCATCGTCTCCCGCCCCTCGGTGGCGACCGTCCTGTTGCTCAAATCGGGGTGGGGCATCGCGGGGGCGATCACGCTCCTGCTCACCCTCTTCGGCGAGCGCGTCTATCCGATCGCGGGGCGGCCCGACCTCGGCATCGCGCTGCTCTACTTCGCCCGTGCGGTGGGGACGGGGATCGGACCCGTGATCGCCCGCCGGCTGGCGGCGGCCGAAACGCCGGAGCGCCTGCGGCGGCTGATCGCCGGAGCGTTCCTGTGGGCCGCCTTCTGGTATTCCGTCTTCGCGTCGGTGCGAAGCCCGTGGGCGGCGGCGCTGGCGGTGACGGCCGCGCACTTCGGCGGCAGCGCGATCTGGGTGTACAGCACCGTGATGCTGCAGAAGATGGTCCCCGACCGATTCCTCGGGCGCGTCATGTCGACCGACCTGGGTCTGGCGACGATGGCGATCTCCGCGGCGACCTTCGTCTACGGGCGCCTGGCCGAGTCGGCGGCCGCCGATCTTCGCCTGCTCGCCCGAATTCTCGCGCTTTCGCTGGTGGTCCCCTGCCTGGTCTGGCTCGCGGCGACCTCCCGGTGGCCGCTCGACCTCGGCCGCGAGCGGGCGGGCCGGACGAGCCCCCTCGGCTCCGGCGCCGCGCGGGAGTGA
- a CDS encoding ATP-binding protein, with the protein MSDAVQLARSFGAALYGIEAVPVEVQAARASGIPRAAVLGQAGGEIREARDRLRVALRAQGLWRGPAEQGVIINLAPAGVPKAGTGLDLPMCLAIASLHVHRLAEQLGDTLAYAEVGLDGSLRPAHGTLSAAIAARAAGFARLLVPPEAAREAAEVGGIDVQAVRSLAQAVGLLLGRDRAAPWPPAPRAGGPPRVDLSEVKGQRAARRALEVAAAGGHNLLMIGPPGSGKTLLARRLPTILPPLTREEALEVTRVHSAAGLRPAGGGLVRERPFRAPHHSISAAGLVGGGAPPRPGEVSLATHGVLFLDELPEFPRHVLELLRQPLEDGEVTIVRACGPARFPARFLLAAAMNPCPCGWHGSSLRECRCTPAMVDRYRGRISGPLLDRIDIHVELRALSAAELAASRGGEDSAAVRARVVAARGRQLERNRRFGVLWNAALPARDLAAACPMTGAARKALTAAMERLRLSARAHDRCLKVARTVADLAGRDLVDAADIAEAVAYRTLDRSVVPLP; encoded by the coding sequence GTGTCCGACGCGGTCCAGCTCGCGCGCTCGTTCGGAGCGGCTCTTTACGGAATCGAGGCGGTGCCGGTGGAGGTCCAGGCGGCGCGTGCCTCCGGCATTCCGCGGGCGGCCGTCCTCGGCCAGGCGGGCGGGGAGATCCGCGAGGCACGCGATCGGCTGCGCGTGGCGCTTCGGGCCCAGGGGCTGTGGCGGGGGCCGGCCGAGCAGGGCGTGATCATCAACCTCGCCCCCGCCGGGGTTCCGAAGGCGGGGACGGGGCTCGACCTGCCGATGTGCCTCGCGATCGCGTCCCTGCACGTCCACCGTCTCGCGGAACAACTCGGCGACACGCTCGCCTACGCCGAGGTCGGTCTGGACGGATCGCTGCGTCCGGCCCACGGGACGCTCTCCGCCGCCATCGCCGCCCGGGCTGCAGGGTTCGCCCGGCTGCTCGTCCCGCCGGAGGCGGCGCGGGAAGCGGCCGAGGTCGGCGGCATCGACGTGCAGGCGGTCCGGAGCCTGGCGCAGGCGGTCGGGTTGCTCCTGGGCCGTGATCGGGCGGCCCCCTGGCCGCCAGCTCCCCGCGCCGGCGGACCGCCCCGCGTCGATCTGTCCGAGGTGAAGGGGCAGCGCGCCGCGCGCCGGGCGCTGGAGGTGGCGGCGGCCGGGGGGCACAACCTGCTGATGATCGGACCGCCCGGATCGGGAAAGACCCTGCTGGCGCGGCGGCTGCCGACGATCCTGCCGCCGCTGACGCGGGAGGAGGCCCTGGAGGTGACCCGCGTGCACTCCGCGGCCGGCCTCCGGCCGGCCGGGGGCGGACTGGTTCGGGAGCGGCCCTTCCGGGCCCCGCACCACAGCATCTCCGCCGCGGGACTGGTGGGCGGCGGGGCGCCGCCGCGTCCCGGCGAGGTGTCGCTGGCCACGCACGGCGTGCTGTTCCTCGACGAACTTCCCGAGTTCCCGCGCCACGTCCTCGAGCTGCTGCGCCAGCCGCTCGAGGACGGCGAGGTGACGATCGTCCGCGCATGCGGGCCGGCGCGGTTCCCCGCCCGGTTCCTGCTCGCCGCCGCGATGAACCCGTGCCCCTGCGGTTGGCACGGCTCGTCGCTGCGCGAGTGCCGCTGCACCCCGGCGATGGTCGACCGGTATCGGGGCCGGATCTCCGGTCCCCTGCTGGACCGGATCGACATCCATGTCGAACTGCGCGCCCTTTCCGCCGCCGAGCTCGCCGCATCGCGGGGTGGGGAGGACTCCGCCGCGGTGCGCGCGCGGGTGGTGGCGGCGCGCGGCCGGCAGCTCGAGCGGAACCGGCGCTTCGGGGTGCTCTGGAACGCCGCCCTCCCGGCGCGAGATCTCGCGGCCGCGTGCCCGATGACGGGGGCGGCCCGGAAGGCGCTCACCGCAGCCATGGAGCGCCTCCGGCTGTCGGCGCGGGCCCACGACCGCTGCCTGAAGGTGGCCCGCACCGTGGCCGATCTCGCCGGACGGGACCTGGTGGACGCGGCCGACATCGCCGAGGCCGTCGCCTACCGAACGCTGGACCGGTCGGTCGTCCCGCTGCCATGA
- a CDS encoding alcohol dehydrogenase translates to MLGLVFDGRRALLRSDLPEPQPRDGWAVLRVRLAGICRTDLEITRGYMAHRGVLGHEFVGEVAACSDRTWIGRRVVGEINAACGRCATCRAGLPRHCPERRVLGIDRLDGCLAELCTLPVANLHPVPDAIPDERAVFTEPLAAAYEILEQVAVGREDRVVVLGDGKLGILCAWVLATASRRVTLAGHHPAKLAAAAWGGVETVAPPAAPAAGADLVVEATGAPGGLEQAARLCRPRGTVVLKSTLAGGSPVDLAPLVVNEITVVGSRCGPFERALEGLERHRFPVERLIAARYPLSRATEALARAAEPGVLKVLVEAG, encoded by the coding sequence ATGCTCGGACTCGTCTTCGACGGACGGCGCGCGCTCCTGCGGAGCGACCTTCCGGAGCCGCAACCGCGTGACGGCTGGGCGGTGCTGCGCGTGCGCCTCGCCGGGATCTGCCGCACCGACCTGGAGATCACGCGCGGCTACATGGCGCACCGCGGCGTGCTCGGCCACGAGTTCGTCGGGGAGGTGGCCGCCTGCAGCGACCGCACCTGGATCGGCCGGCGCGTCGTGGGGGAGATCAACGCCGCCTGCGGCCGGTGCGCAACGTGCCGCGCCGGACTCCCGCGGCACTGCCCGGAGCGGCGCGTCCTCGGGATCGATCGGCTCGACGGCTGCCTGGCCGAACTCTGCACGCTCCCCGTCGCGAACCTCCACCCCGTGCCGGACGCGATCCCCGACGAGAGGGCGGTGTTCACCGAGCCGCTCGCGGCGGCGTACGAGATCCTCGAGCAGGTCGCCGTGGGGCGGGAAGACCGGGTCGTCGTCCTCGGCGACGGCAAGCTCGGCATCCTCTGCGCCTGGGTCCTCGCCACCGCCTCGCGGCGAGTGACGCTCGCCGGCCATCACCCGGCCAAGCTCGCCGCCGCCGCCTGGGGCGGCGTGGAAACGGTCGCACCCCCCGCCGCTCCCGCGGCCGGCGCGGATCTCGTCGTGGAGGCGACCGGAGCCCCCGGCGGGCTGGAGCAGGCGGCCCGGCTGTGCCGCCCGCGCGGGACGGTGGTTCTCAAGTCCACGCTCGCCGGAGGCTCCCCGGTCGACCTCGCCCCGCTGGTCGTGAACGAGATCACCGTCGTCGGCTCGCGGTGCGGGCCGTTCGAGCGGGCGCTGGAGGGGCTCGAGCGCCACCGCTTCCCCGTCGAGCGGCTGATCGCCGCCCGGTACCCGCTGTCGCGCGCCACCGAGGCGCTCGCCCGGGCGGCGGAACCCGGTGTGCTCAAGGTCCTCGTCGAGGCCGGGTGA